In Myxococcus stipitatus, the following are encoded in one genomic region:
- a CDS encoding RHS repeat-associated core domain-containing protein, translating into MGRQAGASLVLLLYWTQLLASCGPVGAARLEEDETRAQRRLALSIQAQDTSPLEVPSDTLVPSPSGPSTATTPYSADVTSDGAATVAIPLWTPEGRAGIEPHLALTYNSRGPDGPVGVGFNLVGLSQVTHCPRTLVQDGAAQAVDFGAPWGDALYCLDGERLVLFTTFNAEGLPEFRTERESYAKVVITRQDAQGRPRTFRVHTREGHILTFGETGTRTDGLLMSTTGAPMVWAQTVLEDRSGNQMEVFYEGAPSLAGAGAWSRPDRILYTRFVAPVGSGETDAPARRSVKFRYETRPDVFVGFTAGDKLRRDFRLSSLEMRGPDSSGADALLRTYTLRYENQSITKRSLLREVQECDGLGTCKLPVQFDWEKGSWEFEEKDAGEIQETLTGGGIHAFGLGAGRFGLGYLSQSVKLQTETCGQSPQFPCQPGFPSYKREYWHDVFRLHVQKDPAVEQWSIEHPYTNSTWDTLTCIPRPALRPVVVDWDGNGKSSLASHACRASRYTVESSQGPVDILESEYGYPHNDLYDSVWGSSRSVYWLDMDGDGLNDMAYIGTPPTVSSSDRVGVRLNAGNVRMHTATRVFARTDLGIRTADLEGAGRMSLVGPTDSDPTYLWAVSAPPGQNALVELPTRFKRPFWFGAQYEIPAHSFFDFLDVNGDGLADAVALGNDGSTYFARMEVQLNDGKRGFADSTVLQHFPIADPFMAKRTGDFDGDGRTDILLVMLDGYVRILLAGSQGQFTDFKNLGLTAGEGLKWMQVVDVNGDGLLDITRRVGNRLRVFVRKHASDVLTRVHAGTQLPSGNGLSGVNHQFEYKYLSDKCNPAVTNCDPWVSPRVYSSTVVDEAAVRQAPETMRVVRRLHFKVNDEVERSWTYSYKDGRYHVRGHGWLGFAERSRLDGRTFELTTTTFDNTSYPLCANPLAQCLPGMAHQPIKEVTLTPVEVATGLQEHRRRTVEWKYQVSTLAPGRYQRYVRAVSEKLELVKQGQPVTPLGESERIIQLDAYGNTVSSIARVRDASSTEEISVQTTGIAFNAAQWVSSGAWTTTQSWAKCGPTAPETGCGGGDPASAQVTRVTFDSQGRPAILEREPGSQGAAVAPNVSDLYLKTTFVWGEKGQMTTVTREGGGQSRVESTAYDTVDQVHPRHTVDAVGGVTRFAFHPGLGVLAQSADPNGVRTRYQYDGFGRVRKSAPSYKAPAEVCDRTATQTDYEWDGNLPRVRTTVLNRDNAPNLACDRPDSLPGEILTSTVVRLDALGRPTQTSTQDTTLVRTYEDFRYDVYGNLSKHYLPRLQAEIPELAPALITTTHDNLRRRLSRQLPDQGSTSASYTVAPYRNSTTVTNADGRKTQRTADHRGLLLESRDGVGTSFEATTTYQYGAFNRLVSVTDAMGGTITTTFDKLGQPVRTQDPNAGVRLRAYNAFGELKWEADGEDTDSARHVTTLTLDALGRATQSQTLKAGALKERATFVWDTSLHGHGRLASTTTEAPGTPTVTTVYSYDALGRQTTLAQQVDTGPILTLTQTFDSLGRMATLAYPPTSDGRQFKLKYEYTPRSELLAVKDADSGQVYWTALERDVYRQVTRERFGDQVTRTRRYDVMGRLRYLDANRGSTNVQRLIYEYSKGGNLQAQHDHVQRSTEQFTYDALDRLDSWTLYQQFNRCVTSTSTFAYDAVGNLRERNVVWGLGTSASYSYSEAGATGGPHAVKRATWGGTQQTFGYDRRGNQNITRNAQTGAVVRTSEYTLSNLPSRITEGAVDMRLAYTGSGTRALKRTTQGGTPYEVIYLGGLYQRRNGTTHVYMVPGADGLAAEVQRVDNTSSEQVRYFLKDRMGSPDTVVGPAGDVLERHKHDPFGQRRDSVNLTQDATTPLSGGRVSYTGHELDDEMGLVNMRGRMYDPRLGRFLSPDPVVGNSGASQTLNAYSYVINNPMRYTDPSGLYPSYVSSTYGPAIGVGVGMSVATGFLPWVLSKLLGSGTTSTMRMRTDDATVSPSRHTEDAGGGVGTQVNESSAPLWQWESAAEMANDWDNGPRQDYYKWLANEIQPGMSTGYMVDLACLTIAVETGAGTMNLLRLGEGAADGSVRGYFEDAMRALALYGTLAQGLRLAVPSRAPAPTTLNQAGKPALAAETGAAKVPVRSAKGGPDVQEARLFREIIRDKKNPETLQAILKEVDDLTRTTDLEYAVVSHRDGSRWIVYGGRDGIGFDPNVVRRVLLHSHPLKTPVRGPSPEDRIMLMLFNQTRSYLLEADLPAPGNVSMFRTQ; encoded by the coding sequence GTGGGTCGTCAGGCAGGTGCATCCCTGGTGTTGTTGCTGTACTGGACGCAGCTCCTCGCGAGCTGCGGGCCCGTAGGCGCCGCCCGCCTCGAAGAGGATGAGACACGCGCGCAGCGCAGGCTGGCACTCTCCATCCAGGCCCAGGACACCAGCCCGCTGGAGGTCCCCTCTGACACGTTGGTGCCGAGCCCTTCGGGCCCCTCCACCGCGACGACGCCCTACAGCGCCGATGTGACGAGCGATGGCGCGGCGACCGTGGCCATCCCGCTCTGGACTCCAGAGGGGCGCGCGGGAATCGAGCCCCACCTGGCATTGACCTACAACAGCCGAGGCCCCGATGGCCCGGTGGGAGTGGGCTTCAACCTGGTGGGCTTGTCCCAGGTGACGCACTGCCCTCGGACGCTCGTGCAGGATGGCGCCGCCCAGGCCGTGGACTTCGGCGCCCCGTGGGGCGATGCGCTCTACTGTCTGGACGGAGAGCGCCTCGTCCTCTTCACGACCTTCAACGCCGAGGGCCTGCCCGAGTTCCGCACCGAGCGCGAGTCCTACGCCAAGGTTGTCATCACCCGACAAGACGCGCAGGGGCGGCCGCGGACCTTCCGCGTCCATACCCGTGAAGGCCACATCCTGACCTTCGGCGAGACAGGCACCCGCACGGACGGCCTGCTGATGTCGACCACGGGCGCCCCCATGGTCTGGGCGCAGACCGTGCTGGAGGACCGGTCCGGCAACCAGATGGAAGTCTTCTACGAGGGCGCGCCCAGCCTCGCGGGAGCAGGCGCGTGGTCCCGCCCCGACCGGATTCTCTACACCCGCTTCGTCGCCCCCGTTGGCAGCGGAGAGACGGACGCCCCCGCGCGGCGCTCGGTGAAGTTCCGCTATGAGACGCGCCCCGACGTCTTCGTGGGATTCACCGCGGGAGACAAGCTGCGCCGGGACTTCCGCCTCTCCAGCCTCGAAATGCGCGGCCCCGACTCGAGCGGCGCTGACGCGTTGCTGCGCACCTATACCCTTCGCTACGAGAACCAGAGCATCACCAAGCGAAGCCTCCTGCGTGAAGTCCAGGAGTGTGATGGCCTTGGCACCTGCAAGCTCCCGGTCCAGTTCGACTGGGAGAAGGGCTCCTGGGAGTTCGAGGAGAAGGACGCGGGCGAAATCCAGGAGACGCTCACGGGTGGAGGGATTCACGCGTTCGGCCTGGGCGCGGGCCGCTTCGGGCTTGGGTATCTGTCCCAGTCCGTCAAGCTCCAGACCGAGACGTGCGGACAATCACCGCAGTTCCCTTGCCAGCCGGGCTTCCCCTCATACAAGCGGGAGTACTGGCACGACGTGTTCCGCCTGCACGTGCAGAAGGACCCCGCTGTCGAGCAGTGGAGCATCGAACACCCGTACACGAACTCCACGTGGGATACCCTGACGTGCATCCCCCGGCCCGCGCTTCGTCCCGTGGTGGTGGACTGGGACGGGAATGGAAAGTCCAGCCTCGCGTCCCACGCGTGCCGCGCGAGCAGGTACACGGTGGAGTCCAGCCAAGGCCCCGTCGACATCCTGGAGTCTGAGTACGGCTATCCCCACAACGACCTGTATGACTCCGTCTGGGGGAGCTCTCGCAGCGTCTACTGGTTGGACATGGACGGCGATGGTCTCAACGACATGGCCTACATCGGGACCCCGCCGACGGTGTCATCCTCGGACCGCGTGGGAGTCCGGCTGAATGCGGGGAACGTCCGCATGCATACCGCCACGCGGGTCTTCGCGCGGACGGACCTGGGCATCCGCACCGCGGACCTGGAGGGTGCCGGGCGCATGAGCCTGGTGGGCCCGACGGATAGCGACCCCACCTACCTGTGGGCCGTGAGCGCGCCGCCGGGGCAGAACGCGCTCGTCGAACTGCCGACACGGTTCAAGCGACCTTTCTGGTTCGGCGCGCAGTACGAGATTCCCGCCCACAGCTTTTTCGACTTCCTGGACGTCAACGGAGACGGGCTGGCGGACGCGGTCGCCCTGGGCAACGACGGAAGCACCTACTTCGCGCGCATGGAGGTGCAGCTCAACGACGGCAAGCGCGGCTTCGCCGACTCCACCGTCTTGCAGCACTTTCCCATCGCCGACCCCTTCATGGCGAAGCGGACGGGTGACTTCGACGGAGACGGGCGGACGGACATCCTGCTCGTGATGTTGGACGGCTACGTGCGCATCCTCCTGGCGGGCTCTCAAGGCCAGTTCACGGACTTCAAGAACCTCGGGCTGACGGCCGGTGAGGGCCTGAAGTGGATGCAGGTCGTGGACGTCAACGGAGATGGCTTGCTCGACATCACGCGCCGGGTGGGCAACCGGCTGCGCGTCTTCGTGCGCAAGCACGCCTCGGATGTCCTGACCCGGGTGCATGCGGGCACTCAGCTTCCGAGCGGGAATGGCTTGTCGGGGGTCAATCACCAATTCGAGTACAAGTACCTCTCGGACAAGTGCAACCCGGCGGTGACGAACTGCGACCCCTGGGTCTCGCCTCGCGTCTACTCGAGCACCGTCGTGGACGAGGCGGCGGTGAGGCAGGCCCCCGAGACGATGCGGGTCGTCCGTCGGCTCCACTTCAAGGTCAACGACGAGGTGGAACGCAGCTGGACCTATTCCTACAAGGATGGGCGCTACCACGTCCGCGGGCATGGCTGGCTGGGGTTCGCCGAGCGCTCCCGGCTGGATGGAAGGACGTTCGAACTCACGACGACGACCTTCGACAACACGAGCTACCCGCTGTGCGCCAATCCGCTCGCGCAATGCCTGCCGGGCATGGCGCATCAGCCCATCAAGGAGGTGACGCTCACCCCGGTTGAGGTGGCCACGGGACTTCAGGAGCACCGGCGTCGCACGGTGGAGTGGAAGTACCAGGTGTCGACACTCGCCCCCGGCCGCTATCAGCGGTACGTGCGCGCGGTCTCCGAGAAGCTGGAGCTGGTCAAGCAGGGACAGCCCGTCACGCCGCTGGGTGAGTCGGAGCGCATCATCCAACTCGATGCGTACGGGAACACCGTCTCCAGCATCGCGCGAGTGCGGGATGCGAGCAGCACCGAGGAGATCTCCGTCCAGACGACGGGCATCGCGTTCAACGCGGCGCAGTGGGTCTCCTCCGGCGCCTGGACCACCACGCAGAGCTGGGCGAAGTGTGGCCCCACCGCGCCTGAGACGGGTTGCGGAGGAGGCGACCCCGCGTCGGCGCAGGTGACTCGCGTCACCTTCGACAGCCAGGGACGCCCGGCCATCCTGGAGCGGGAACCGGGCAGCCAGGGCGCGGCGGTGGCGCCGAACGTCAGCGACCTCTACCTGAAGACCACCTTCGTCTGGGGCGAGAAGGGCCAGATGACCACGGTGACGCGCGAGGGCGGTGGTCAGTCGCGCGTGGAGTCCACGGCCTATGACACGGTGGACCAGGTCCACCCGCGTCACACGGTGGACGCGGTGGGAGGCGTGACACGCTTCGCCTTCCATCCGGGCCTGGGGGTGCTGGCCCAGAGCGCGGACCCGAATGGAGTCCGGACGCGGTACCAGTACGACGGCTTTGGCCGGGTGAGGAAGTCAGCGCCCTCCTACAAGGCTCCCGCGGAGGTCTGCGACCGGACCGCCACCCAGACTGACTATGAGTGGGACGGGAACCTGCCCCGCGTCCGCACCACGGTGCTCAACCGAGACAATGCGCCCAACCTCGCGTGCGACCGGCCCGACAGCCTTCCCGGGGAGATTCTGACGTCGACCGTTGTCCGATTGGATGCCTTGGGCCGCCCCACGCAGACGTCGACCCAGGACACGACCCTGGTCCGGACCTATGAAGACTTCCGGTACGACGTCTACGGCAACCTGTCGAAGCACTATCTGCCCAGGCTCCAGGCGGAGATTCCCGAGCTCGCGCCGGCGCTCATCACCACCACGCATGACAACTTGCGGCGGCGCCTCTCGCGGCAGCTTCCGGACCAGGGCTCCACGTCGGCCTCCTACACCGTGGCCCCCTACCGGAACTCCACGACGGTGACGAACGCGGATGGACGAAAGACGCAGCGCACCGCCGATCACCGAGGATTGCTGCTGGAGAGCCGGGACGGTGTGGGCACCTCGTTCGAGGCCACCACGACGTACCAGTACGGAGCCTTCAACCGCCTGGTGAGTGTCACGGACGCGATGGGCGGCACCATCACCACCACGTTCGACAAGCTGGGGCAGCCGGTGCGCACCCAGGACCCGAATGCGGGCGTCCGGCTGCGGGCCTACAACGCCTTCGGTGAGCTCAAATGGGAGGCGGATGGGGAAGACACTGACTCGGCCCGCCACGTCACCACGCTCACCCTCGATGCGCTGGGCCGCGCGACTCAATCGCAGACACTGAAAGCGGGCGCATTGAAGGAGCGCGCGACCTTCGTCTGGGACACGTCGCTCCATGGCCATGGGAGACTGGCCAGCACGACGACGGAGGCGCCGGGCACGCCGACCGTCACGACGGTGTATTCCTATGACGCCCTGGGCCGGCAGACGACGCTGGCGCAGCAGGTGGACACTGGACCGATTCTGACGCTCACCCAGACCTTCGATTCCCTGGGCCGGATGGCCACCCTGGCCTATCCGCCCACGAGCGATGGGCGGCAGTTCAAGCTCAAGTATGAGTACACGCCCCGGAGCGAGTTGCTCGCGGTCAAGGACGCGGACTCGGGGCAGGTCTACTGGACGGCGCTGGAGCGCGACGTCTATCGGCAGGTGACGCGTGAGCGATTCGGAGACCAGGTCACCCGCACGCGGCGATACGACGTGATGGGGCGGCTGCGCTACCTCGACGCCAACCGGGGAAGCACCAACGTCCAGCGGCTCATCTACGAGTACTCGAAGGGCGGGAACCTCCAGGCACAGCACGACCACGTTCAACGGTCGACCGAGCAGTTCACGTACGACGCGCTGGACAGACTCGATAGCTGGACGCTGTATCAGCAGTTCAACCGTTGCGTGACGTCCACGTCGACCTTCGCCTACGACGCGGTCGGCAATCTCCGGGAGCGCAACGTCGTCTGGGGCCTGGGAACCTCGGCGAGCTATTCATACAGCGAGGCCGGCGCCACGGGTGGCCCCCACGCCGTGAAGCGCGCCACCTGGGGCGGCACACAGCAGACGTTCGGCTATGACCGGAGAGGCAACCAGAACATCACCCGGAACGCCCAGACGGGCGCGGTGGTCCGAACGTCTGAGTATACCCTGTCGAACCTCCCCTCTCGCATCACCGAGGGGGCCGTGGACATGCGCCTGGCCTACACAGGCTCGGGGACCCGCGCGCTCAAGCGGACCACGCAGGGAGGGACTCCCTACGAGGTCATCTACCTGGGTGGGCTGTATCAGCGCCGCAATGGAACGACGCATGTCTATATGGTGCCAGGCGCGGATGGACTGGCCGCGGAGGTCCAGCGAGTGGACAACACCTCCTCGGAGCAGGTCCGCTATTTCCTGAAGGACCGGATGGGCAGCCCCGACACCGTGGTCGGCCCGGCGGGAGACGTGCTGGAGCGCCACAAGCACGACCCGTTCGGACAGCGTCGCGACAGCGTCAACCTGACACAGGACGCGACGACGCCGTTGTCTGGAGGCCGGGTCAGCTACACGGGACACGAGCTGGATGACGAGATGGGGCTCGTGAACATGCGTGGCCGGATGTACGACCCGCGGCTGGGTCGCTTCCTGAGCCCTGACCCCGTGGTCGGAAACTCGGGCGCGAGCCAGACCCTCAACGCGTACTCCTACGTCATCAACAACCCGATGCGGTACACGGACCCGTCGGGGCTCTATCCCAGCTACGTGTCGTCAACGTACGGCCCGGCCATCGGCGTGGGCGTGGGCATGAGCGTGGCGACCGGATTCCTTCCTTGGGTGCTCTCGAAGCTTCTAGGGTCGGGCACCACTTCCACCATGCGGATGCGGACCGACGACGCGACCGTGTCCCCTTCGCGGCACACCGAGGACGCAGGTGGCGGAGTGGGCACGCAGGTCAACGAGAGTTCGGCGCCCCTGTGGCAATGGGAGTCCGCCGCCGAGATGGCCAATGACTGGGACAACGGCCCTCGCCAGGACTACTACAAGTGGCTCGCGAACGAGATCCAGCCCGGCATGTCGACCGGGTACATGGTGGACCTGGCGTGTCTGACCATCGCGGTGGAAACCGGCGCGGGGACCATGAATCTGCTTCGCCTCGGCGAGGGCGCGGCGGATGGGTCCGTACGCGGGTACTTCGAGGACGCCATGCGGGCGCTGGCGCTGTATGGCACCCTCGCCCAGGGGCTCAGGCTGGCGGTTCCCTCCAGAGCCCCGGCCCCGACCACGCTCAATCAGGCGGGCAAGCCTGCCCTTGCCGCGGAAACCGGGGCCGCGAAGGTTCCGGTCCGAAGCGCCAAGGGGGGCCCGGATGTCCAAGAGGCACGCCTGTTTCGGGAGATCATCCGTGACAAGAAGAACCCAGAAACGCTTCAGGCGATTCTCAAGGAAGTGGACGATCTCACGCGGACAACGGACCTGGAGTACGCGGTGGTCTCCCACCGGGATGGCTCCCGTTGGATTGTCTATGGTGGCCGCGATGGAATCGGCTTCGACCCGAACGTCGTTCGACGAGTGCTACTCCATAGCCACCCACTCAAGACACCTGTGCGCGGGCCGTCGCCGGAGGACCGCATCATGTTGATGCTGTTCAATCAAACGAGGTCATACCTGCTCGAAGCGGACCTTCCGGCACCAGGAAACGTTTCAATGTTCAGGACGCAGTAG
- a CDS encoding ABC transporter permease — protein MSDVTQDLRLALRMLTRSPVFSVVAVLTLALGIAANTAIFSVVNAVLLSPLPFPEPDRLVMAWSRTPDAPRWSVAPANFLDWRTQGDMFEGLAAFSQLSASLSGDGTPERIRGASVSTNYFQVLGVRAVLGAVFQPVAGETGPRQVVVLSHGLWKRHFGLDPGAIGRSLRLDERTYEVIGVMPERFNMPDIGPRKTTATEPPEFWIPAPFHDIPQLGSDVGLDLSQSRDTSYLRVLGRMKPGVTLERASAAMSAVAQRLEQEYPVSNLHSGIVLVPLREQFVGDVRPVLWVLLAAVGLVMAIACANVANLLLVRAAARRQEMAVRAALGAGRGRLMRQLLTESVLLAGVAGGLGVFMARWGLDGLLSLVPAEMLRLDEVRMDGRVLAFALCVSLGTGFLFGLLPALQASRPDLNGVLRQSGGGKLAGGQRSRAALVVGEVALALVLLISAGLLVRTLWRLQDVDPGFRKEAVLTWSLSLPQDKYPDEARQGAFFQQVVERVSALPGVKHAGAVTDLPLGGANIWFEVQVEGRPQATPEENPNVGFQAVSPGYFQALGIPLRQGREVTSADTRETQQVVVLNEMAARRFFPGTDAVGQRLRLGDSSRPWLTVVGVVGDTRYDGPEKGARPEAYVPVLQRSFFFMAFAAHTELEPAALAASVRAAVASLDKDLPLSTLRTMEQRVEAATARPRFVSLLVAVFALLSLLLAGVGLSGVMAYTARQRTREIGIRMALGAAPSDVLRMVLGQGMRLALAGVVLGLFGAWALTRVLSSLLFDVSATDPIVFGSLALLVAGVALLATWLPAHRATRVDPQVALRSE, from the coding sequence ATGTCGGACGTCACCCAGGACCTTCGCCTCGCGCTGAGGATGCTCACCCGGTCCCCCGTGTTCAGTGTCGTCGCGGTGCTCACCCTGGCCTTGGGCATCGCCGCCAACACCGCCATCTTCAGCGTCGTCAACGCGGTGCTGCTGTCCCCCCTGCCCTTCCCCGAGCCGGACCGGCTGGTGATGGCCTGGTCGCGAACGCCCGACGCGCCGCGGTGGTCGGTGGCCCCGGCCAACTTCCTCGACTGGCGCACCCAGGGCGACATGTTCGAGGGCCTCGCGGCCTTCTCGCAGCTCAGCGCGAGCCTGTCCGGCGACGGCACGCCCGAGCGCATCCGTGGCGCCAGCGTGTCCACCAACTACTTCCAGGTGCTCGGGGTGCGTGCGGTGCTGGGGGCGGTCTTCCAGCCCGTCGCCGGGGAGACCGGCCCGCGCCAGGTGGTGGTGCTGAGCCATGGCCTGTGGAAGCGGCACTTCGGCCTGGACCCGGGGGCCATCGGCCGCTCGTTGCGGCTGGACGAGCGGACGTACGAGGTCATCGGGGTGATGCCGGAGCGCTTCAACATGCCCGACATCGGGCCGCGCAAGACGACGGCCACCGAGCCTCCCGAGTTCTGGATTCCCGCCCCCTTTCACGACATTCCCCAGCTGGGCTCGGATGTGGGGCTGGACCTCAGCCAGTCGCGCGACACCTCGTACCTGCGTGTGCTCGGGCGGATGAAGCCGGGCGTGACGCTGGAGCGCGCGAGCGCGGCGATGAGCGCGGTGGCCCAGCGGCTGGAGCAGGAGTATCCGGTGAGCAACCTGCACTCCGGCATCGTCCTGGTGCCCCTGCGCGAGCAGTTCGTGGGCGACGTGAGGCCGGTGTTGTGGGTGTTGCTGGCGGCGGTGGGGCTCGTCATGGCCATCGCCTGCGCGAACGTGGCCAACCTCCTCCTGGTGCGCGCGGCGGCCCGGCGGCAGGAGATGGCCGTGCGCGCGGCGCTGGGCGCGGGCCGGGGGCGGTTGATGCGTCAGCTCCTCACGGAGAGCGTGCTGCTCGCCGGAGTCGCGGGGGGCCTGGGCGTGTTCATGGCGCGGTGGGGCCTGGACGGACTGTTGAGCCTGGTGCCCGCGGAGATGCTCCGGCTCGACGAGGTCCGCATGGATGGGCGCGTGCTGGCCTTCGCGCTGTGCGTGTCGTTGGGCACGGGGTTCCTCTTCGGCCTGCTGCCCGCGCTCCAGGCGTCGCGTCCGGACCTCAACGGTGTGCTGCGGCAGTCGGGTGGAGGAAAGCTCGCCGGGGGACAGCGCTCGCGCGCCGCGCTCGTGGTGGGCGAGGTGGCGCTCGCGTTGGTGTTGCTCATCAGCGCGGGCCTGCTGGTGCGCACGCTGTGGCGGCTCCAGGACGTGGACCCGGGCTTCCGCAAGGAGGCCGTGCTCACGTGGTCCCTGTCGCTGCCCCAGGACAAGTATCCGGACGAGGCGCGGCAAGGGGCCTTCTTCCAGCAGGTGGTGGAGCGGGTGTCCGCGTTGCCTGGCGTGAAGCACGCGGGCGCCGTGACCGACCTGCCCTTGGGAGGCGCCAACATCTGGTTCGAGGTGCAGGTCGAGGGGCGCCCGCAGGCGACTCCGGAGGAGAACCCGAACGTGGGCTTCCAGGCCGTGAGTCCGGGCTACTTCCAGGCCCTGGGCATCCCGCTGCGTCAGGGGCGGGAGGTGACGTCCGCCGACACGCGGGAGACACAGCAAGTGGTGGTGCTCAACGAGATGGCCGCGCGGCGCTTCTTTCCGGGGACGGACGCCGTGGGCCAGCGTTTGCGGTTGGGCGACTCGAGCAGGCCCTGGCTCACGGTGGTGGGCGTGGTGGGCGATACGCGCTACGACGGGCCGGAGAAGGGCGCGCGCCCGGAGGCGTACGTGCCGGTGCTCCAGCGCTCCTTCTTCTTCATGGCCTTCGCGGCGCACACGGAACTGGAGCCCGCGGCGCTCGCGGCCTCGGTGCGCGCGGCGGTGGCGTCCCTGGACAAGGACCTGCCCTTGAGCACGCTGCGGACGATGGAGCAGCGGGTGGAGGCGGCCACGGCGCGTCCTCGCTTCGTGTCCCTGCTGGTGGCGGTGTTCGCGCTGCTGTCGCTGCTGCTGGCCGGCGTGGGGCTGTCGGGCGTCATGGCCTATACGGCGCGCCAGCGGACGCGGGAGATTGGCATCCGCATGGCATTGGGCGCGGCCCCGTCCGATGTGCTGCGCATGGTGCTGGGACAGGGCATGCGGCTGGCGTTGGCGGGGGTAGTGCTGGGCCTCTTCGGTGCATGGGCGCTGACGCGGGTGTTGTCCAGCCTGCTGTTCGACGTGAGCGCCACGGACCCGATTGTCTTTGGTTCCCTGGCGCTGCTGGTGGCGGGAGTCGCCCTGCTCGCCACGTGGCTGCCCGCGCACCGGGCCACCCGGGTGGACCCACAGGTGGCGTTGCGAAGCGAGTAG
- a CDS encoding helix-turn-helix transcriptional regulator produces MSRPRLNAPRGVLQRQAPAGKVAHERFAPAPDLEEYVQHFWTVRWDLRDEPPLLAETLPHPCIHLVFEKGQARIAGVQSRRFRQWLRGHARVFGIKFRPAAFQPLLGKPLSELTDRTVSLRSVFGPESDTLKATLLTEPDLRQCVAQAQDFLRPRLPPMPPLIARLRDLVEKLAQDTSITRMEQVAELAGMEPRNLQRRFRAAVGVSPKWVLQRYRLHEAAEQLARPNAPDMASLALQLGYFDQSHFIRDFKALVGCAPGEYAARAAASRARASK; encoded by the coding sequence GTGAGCCGTCCCCGTCTCAACGCGCCTCGAGGCGTCCTCCAACGCCAGGCCCCCGCCGGCAAGGTGGCGCACGAGCGCTTCGCCCCCGCCCCGGACCTGGAGGAGTACGTCCAGCACTTCTGGACCGTGCGCTGGGACCTGCGCGACGAGCCTCCCCTGCTCGCGGAGACACTCCCCCACCCCTGCATCCACCTGGTGTTCGAGAAGGGGCAGGCACGCATCGCCGGCGTGCAATCGCGCCGCTTCCGCCAATGGCTTCGCGGACACGCACGCGTCTTCGGCATCAAGTTCCGCCCCGCGGCCTTCCAGCCCCTGTTGGGCAAGCCGCTGTCGGAGCTCACGGACCGCACGGTGAGCCTGCGCTCGGTCTTCGGTCCGGAGAGCGACACGCTGAAGGCCACGCTCCTCACCGAGCCGGACCTGCGCCAGTGCGTGGCCCAGGCCCAGGACTTCCTGCGGCCCCGCCTCCCGCCCATGCCGCCCCTCATCGCCCGGTTGAGGGATTTGGTGGAGAAGCTCGCGCAGGACACCTCCATCACCCGCATGGAGCAGGTGGCGGAGCTGGCGGGAATGGAGCCTCGCAACCTCCAGCGGCGCTTCCGCGCGGCGGTGGGCGTCAGCCCCAAATGGGTCCTCCAGCGCTACCGGCTCCACGAAGCCGCTGAGCAGCTCGCGCGCCCCAATGCGCCCGACATGGCGAGCCTGGCGCTCCAACTGGGCTACTTCGACCAGTCGCACTTCATCCGCGACTTCAAGGCGCTGGTAGGCTGCGCCCCCGGTGAATACGCGGCACGCGCCGCGGCCAGCAGGGCTCGCGCCTCGAAGTAG
- a CDS encoding DUF3224 domain-containing protein gives MMKAGTKWLAWTLGAVLFQGCTGSQASVVPTETRSEANMTKRVKGPFDVKVKPMAPDAEPTAYPVGRMSLDKKYHGELEGTGSGQMLATMDANQSGGYVALERVTGTLQGRKGSFVIQHSGLMARGVPTLVISVVPDSGTDELKGLTGSMQIHIDAQGNHTYEFDYALADAP, from the coding sequence ATGATGAAGGCGGGGACGAAGTGGCTGGCGTGGACGCTGGGCGCCGTGCTGTTTCAGGGATGCACGGGGAGCCAGGCGTCGGTGGTTCCCACAGAGACTCGGAGCGAGGCGAACATGACGAAGCGTGTGAAGGGGCCTTTTGACGTCAAGGTGAAGCCGATGGCGCCGGACGCGGAGCCGACGGCGTACCCGGTAGGCCGGATGTCCCTCGACAAGAAGTACCACGGCGAGTTGGAGGGGACGGGTTCGGGACAGATGCTCGCGACGATGGATGCGAACCAGTCAGGAGGCTACGTCGCGCTCGAGCGCGTCACCGGCACGTTGCAGGGACGCAAGGGCAGCTTCGTCATCCAGCACTCGGGGCTGATGGCGCGTGGTGTCCCGACGCTGGTCATCAGCGTGGTGCCGGATTCGGGCACGGACGAACTCAAGGGGCTGACAGGGTCGATGCAGATTCACATCGACGCGCAGGGCAACCACACCTACGAGTTCGACTACGCGCTCGCGGACGCGCCGTAG